The Arctopsyche grandis isolate Sample6627 chromosome 12, ASM5162203v2, whole genome shotgun sequence genome includes the window gattttgaGGTTTATAATTACCTTTCGGTTTATTTTTCggcttcattattttatttgaactaTATTCTTTTCTATCTATGGAACCATTCGCAAATTTAttcttattgtatttattattgcctttattattaaatgcttccGGAGCTTTCTCaaacttttcattattttctggCCTATATAATCTATGCAgtggattttttatttttgatttttccaaTCTCTTTTTCCTTGCATTAATAACAGCTTTATCTTCAATAGAAAATGACACAATAGGCCgctaaaaatatagaaaacattataaaaaaaaaaaacttgtacaattaaatcaacatacataatatactatTATAGAAAGTCATACATTATTGGGATCAAACACTGACGGATTATTATTCAAACGCCTCAAACACGTCAGAGCATCTTCGTGCTTCGTAAACATGACGAAACCATAACCTTTCGACCTAAAACCGAAAACacgtataaaaatacatacaaaaaaaacgaTTGACACAATAAAATGCAtataattaagtacatatgttttcCGTCTGCATCCAATGGTCCTTTGATATGCTTCATTATTCGACACTCCTTCAAACAATACGGCTTAACGTTCGTCATCTCAATGCAAACCCTTCGAAGGTCGACATCAGTGAAATGTGGCGGTATATTATGAATGTTAAGTCGATATACAgatataaatctaaaaaaaatatatacatacagtcaaatatacactaaaataattataaataaacaatcgatatatgtataccgaTTCAAGTTCCGAAGCATTTGAGATTTGCTTTGCTCCAACGCTAAACGTTTAGCCATGTCTGATGTCGATACTCCTTGGGCGGCTTTGCTGTTCGCCAAAATtactagaaaaatatataaacgttATACAAAGCAAacctatttttcttttttattacatactctAGTGTTGTGCTCGTATAAATTAcagattaaatgaaataatgaaatattaagcaaataaatatgtcgatttaaatgtaaaaatgtgtatacatacatcctTCTTTGATGAGATATAAATGCCTAGCGTCTTTAGGTTGTTTAGATTTATTACTATCCTTTGTAGCTCGGTCTCGGTACATAGCAGGAAGTGGTTGCACAGTCTGATCGTGTAGAAGGAGTCGTTCAGGTGCTGCGCTCAGAAATATGTCGGCATCTTCCTTGGACTGTATgaataatgtattaaattatagtatattacattatattatatatgtatgcaatgaCATTTTGAAAATTAGAGTAAAAACCTTGAATCTAACGAATGCAGATCCTTTTGAATGTTCGGTGAGTTTGTCGACACAGACTAGAGCGTAGTTGATTTCGCCGAACTGCTTGGCAAACTCTTCCAAGTCTTCGTTGGTGACGCTGAACGATACGTTTTTCAGGAATATAGTACGACCATCTTCTGCATCATTTGCCGACACCCTGGAGATAAagaaacatttattaaaaatcaaagtaAGTAATGATTTTACGACTAAAGATTAAGCGATGGTGCAAAATATTGTACACAGTTtgtaatacaatttatatgatatcgaaaaagtgcaaaaagcatttcttcgttttctttataagaaagagtatgggtactacccatatctctatcctactcctttccttttgggcatgcttgggtataattcccttgaacttcggagaaacttctcgttaattcgtttcgttctccagctattgcgtggtaatacgtcatgcccgttgttgctggaacagttcggactttatgtccctaataattatgtgcgtggtagacatcaacatttgatggttgtacctgctggtcgcacagtcctttttcgaaaggctcctattccaagaactATTCgatttctcaatgaaatcgttgctgctgtccctgaatgtgatattttccaccttggggagcgtagattatcggatattattttaacatatttatctggtaacctgcgctcatcattactttcttaatttgaatgtgatgtatgagtggaatcttaatctactctcttccatttgggcctcgctgtgattttattttttattcatattttgttttattttattttactttttctttctcctttgtacatttttatatactattttaattttgttcagtataaacaaagaatgggatttatagattttatttttggtttttacacttttgttatttttttttcctctctgaatgatgtattattttccttttgttactttttttttttaattttattttaccatgttttctgcttttgcttttttcctttatttacagtttacttgtttttatatcatgtttttatatatttttcaattgtaggccattgtggcgcattaggttcttcctgtaatgccacaatggtccaaaacttttaaataaataaataaatgatgaaaCGGTAAAAGCCTGAATTCTCGACAGGACGGAGATCGCTAGGTCGGAAAGGAGGCTCAGTCGACCCGTTCCTTCatgtgattggctactctttgcgatgccaatagtattgccgtgccctgaattaactcgacttttacctgatgaagtactccgacatataccgcatataatttcggatggttgggcagcgtacggaaatattccacatattgctaatggaatatacacgcattcgtttgtggttcaatacaaatgcatctaaatatgaatcaaaatggGTACGCGTtctgccaaattgacgcttcatctttctttttacacgcatccacatattttccacattttgcgtatgtatttcactctcatttggatccacgaaattatcctggtgaaccacttttaccagaattcggaatatttccgtacactTCCcgaccgtccgaaattatatgcgaacctggcagtatatgtcggagtatatcatcaggtaaaagtcgagttaattcagggcacggcaatactattggcatcgcaaagagtagctAATCACAGGAAGGAATGGGTCGACCGAGAGCCTCCTTTCCGACCTAGCGGTCTCCGTCCTGTCGAGAATTCAGACTTTTACCGATGAAACAACTAGATTGTTAACCGTTTGCCTgcagccgtcttctatggaagctttgggcgacaagtctgtagcgcggctgtcttccatagaatttctgaactttgcacgggattttgagccttatatgcgcctatttcaactgttttaaggttcaaaattggttgaatatattactgagagttgaatgccatctattcaatttgcttaaaatgaatatataccagtcaaaaattagttttttgtggaaccatactgaaacctcgtctatgtgacgtcacgtcttcatacaattatgaagaatgattatttgacaattaatccaaaactacgagatatattatgtattttattgcttaaaataatactttatgtgttaattaacatatctggttactttagtaaatattaaaatctgtatttaaggtcgaaaactcgattgccaaattcgcgaaaaaggtgccgtgtacagggcttgttcgctatatttattgccgcgggcaaagggttaactagtcgtatataaataaaggttttgaatgaattgataaatattactcACTTAAGATTGCTTTCAGTTTGAGGCTCTTCTTTAATTTCCATGTCATCATCGGAATCAGCACCACTTTGTGCATCTTCGGAATCGCCATCACTTTGTGCATCTTCAGAATCGGCTTCATCATCAACCTCATcatctaaaaatttaaatatactgattataaatgcaaaaaatcggaagaaaacaaaaaaacactGAACATCATAAGATAACAAACCACTATGTTCTCCGTCAGATTCTTCTTTAATATTCATATCACTATTATCCAatacaatattttctttttcatcttCGGATTCTTCCGGCTCTGACTTTACATCGTTTTGCAAATATTTCAATTCGTCTTCTTTCTCAGTGATATGAGACATGTATTTGTTTTTAGCGATAGCCCAATCTACATGGATAGCTCTTCCTATATGATAGAAAcagttagtaaaaaaatatattcctacATAATTCAACATAAATTAGACAAATTGCATACCTAAATACGGTTTCGCGTTAGTTTCTAATATGGCTTTAGTTGCCATATGAACAGTTTTGAACTGTACAAAACCGCAACCTACTAAATAACCATTGGGTTTTTTCAATAAAGTAACTTCTGAGATTTCACCAAACGGTTCAAAATGTTTTTTCAACGTTTCTTCCGTCGCTTTAAAAGATATATTTCTTACGATCAATCTAGCTTTTCTAAGCACTTTACTTTTTTTAACGGTTTCTTCAGCAACCGGATCATCTTTTTTGCCTTTAAATTCACGCTCTAAAAtacaattcatatttaataagtTCTATATAAACAATCATCAATTACATAAACTGTGCAAAATATTTACTTTGTTTTCGAATGTTTTGCTTCTCGGAATTCTTTTGCGTCATATCATCGTCGACTGCATCATTAGTTGGTTCTGCTTCTGTTTTGGCTTCCGTCGTCGTAATATCGGATTTAATATCTTCATTCCTTTTCGCAACAAATGCTTCTTTGGGAAGGGCCCAATCGATTTGAAGCGAACGTCCTATTATAAGCATGAAAATTAcgtttgttttaatataatctacatatatattttaattttaatgtacatgttttgtatttacccAAAAATGGTTGTCCATTTCTGCTTTCAAGTCCTTGTTTAGCTTCTtctaaattttcatattgaatGAAACCGCAACCGACGAGATCGCCGTTGGGACGTTTAGGTAAGGTTATTTCTGCGATTTTACCGTAAGCTTCAAAATGTTGCTTCAAGACAGCTTCGGTTGTTTTGAACGACAAATTTCGAACAACCAATCGTGCATTTGTATCGAAGAGtggtttcaaattttttttcccTTTGCCTTTAAACGGTTTTTTGCCCTTTAAAGGTTTgcctttatttttaaattgctgCTTATCTAAAAACACACACATGTTCAATCATAAACTGCGTTTCATTTTCCGTCAGGTGTAACCTCATCTGTCGATGAGGTTATgtttacaaacatacacatgGTTATCACTCt containing:
- the LOC143920390 gene encoding RNA-binding protein 28 gives rise to the protein MAKNKQQFKNKGKPLKGKKPFKGKGKKNLKPLFDTNARLVVRNLSFKTTEAVLKQHFEAYGKIAEITLPKRPNGDLVGCGFIQYENLEEAKQGLESRNGQPFLGRSLQIDWALPKEAFVAKRNEDIKSDITTTEAKTEAEPTNDAVDDDMTQKNSEKQNIRKQKREFKGKKDDPVAEETVKKSKVLRKARLIVRNISFKATEETLKKHFEPFGEISEVTLLKKPNGYLVGCGFVQFKTVHMATKAILETNAKPYLGRAIHVDWAIAKNKYMSHITEKEDELKYLQNDVKSEPEESEDEKENIVLDNSDMNIKEESDGEHSDDEVDDEADSEDAQSDGDSEDAQSGADSDDDMEIKEEPQTESNLKVSANDAEDGRTIFLKNVSFSVTNEDLEEFAKQFGEINYALVCVDKLTEHSKGSAFVRFKSKEDADIFLSAAPERLLLHDQTVQPLPAMYRDRATKDSNKSKQPKDARHLYLIKEGLILANSKAAQGVSTSDMAKRLALEQSKSQMLRNLNRFISVYRLNIHNIPPHFTDVDLRRVCIEMTNVKPYCLKECRIMKHIKGPLDADGKHMSKGYGFVMFTKHEDALTCLRRLNNNPSVFDPNNRPIVSFSIEDKAVINARKKRLEKSKIKNPLHRLYRPENNEKFEKAPEAFNNKGNNKYNKNKFANGSIDRKEYSSNKIMKPKNKPKGNYKPQNQNDFKNAEHEEGFVGETAKPGKLSKMRNRYKLKMQANMHKENVKQEKRLKKITNQKKMVGAKEKIKQPKQKQNTSEKKKKRVMSENRSDKNFSDLVNKYKSKLVAGSSAQKVKSKWYEQ